GAAGCCAGCACGTAATCCGCCACCCAAACTGGCAATTCTTCTCCATTGGCGGGATTTATCGCTTTTATGCCTTTTAATTCCACGCCGGTTTTTTCTTTGACCAAATTCGTTCTCTGCAAGTCGGTTTTATTTTTAGATTCTTCCGCGTATTTTTTAACTTCTTCAAAATTAGTTATACCCATCTCTCCCGCCGGACGCGGAGCGTTTTCATATTCTTGTATTAAAGGATGTTCTGGAGACAAAACGACATAAGTAACCCCAAAAATCGTATCCACCCGAGTAGTAAAAACTTCCAAATCGCCCGTCGAAAATTTTGACCCCCCGACTTTGAATTTTATTGTCGCTCCTTCCGACTTGCCTATCCAATTTCTCTGTGATTCCTTTATATGCTCCGGCCAGTTGAGCTTATTTAAATCCTCAAGCAACCTTTCGGCGTAATCGGTAATCTTGAGCACCCACTGCCGCATCGACTTTTTTATGACCGGCGTGCCGCATCTTTCGCACTTGCCGTCTTCCACGTCCTCGTTGGCCAAGCCGGTCTGGCAGGATGGGCACCAGTTTATTGGCTCATAAGACTGATAGGCCAACCCTTTCTCAAACATTTTGAGAAATATCCACTGCGTCCATTTGTAATATTCGGGATCAGTGGTGTTTATCTCCCTATCCCAATCATAATTAAATCCTATCCGCTCAATCTGTTTTTTAAACCTTTTTATATTCTTGTCCGTTGATATTTTGGGATGGATTTTATTCTTTATGGCGTAGTTTTCCGCCGGCAGGCCGAAAGCGTCCCAGCCCATGGGATGCAGGATGTTATATCCGCTCATTTTTTTAAACCGCGAGTAAACGTCCGTGGCGATGTATCCCTTGGGGTGCCCCACATGCAAACCTTCTCCGGACGGATACGGGAACATATCCAGCACATAGCATTTGGGATTTTTTGGATCTTCTTTCGTATTATAAATACCGTTTTCCTTCCAATATTTCTGCCACTTTTTTTCTGTCTTTTTAGGGTCGTAGTTACGCATAATTAAATTGATTTGACAAATGTCTTTATTTTGCTATATTGATAATGTTCAGTTACGACTGGACAGAACCAAACTTCCCGGCCCGCAAGGGTGCGGGATTTTTATTTTTTAATAAATTTCTTAAATTTAGAAAAATTAATATATTTCGCGCATTTTATAAGTTCTATCGACACATTATACTTTGTCGCCATAACAAAACATTTTTTACCGTATTTCATCTTCATCAATTGCAGAAGTGGCGCAAAATCGCTATCTCCGCTCACCAAAATCAGTGTTTCATAATTATCTTTGTTTTCAAGAACATCAATGGTGAGTTCCACGTCTAAATTGCCTTTATGAAATCCGCCCGATTCGTTATTTTTGTCTTTTATAAACTTTACTTTTTTAGTCCTAACTTTATATCCGATTATTTCCAGAAAATCCAAAAAAGATTTTTGCTTCTCATGTTCCGGATCATAGGCCGTATAAAAATAAACTCGCGATAAGTTTGTTTCTTTTTTAAGATAATCCAGTAATTTTTTAAAATCAATCTTAAAGCCTAGATGTTTTTGGGAATGATAAATATTTGAAGCATCTATAAAAACAGCCGCTCTGCTGTTTTTATTTAAAGTAATTTTTTCTATCTTTTTAGGGTCGTATGATTTCATAACACTATAAGTATAATACAATGATTTTTGATTTTATTCAAAAAAATCCTGCGCTTATTTTTTAATATTTCAGCGCAGGATTTTATACCTAAGTTGATGAAAATTTAAGGTTTGCTAGTAATTCTGGCAAATTAAAGCGACCAACACGCCGCCACCACAATGGCAGCAATTACTGCAACCATTGCTAAGATTACTAAGATTGCTGACAATTCTTTTTTCTCTGGTTTCTCTGACCTCTCGCTAGGTGGTATCCAAACGCCTGGTCTGTGGCGAACATGAGTTCGATCTTTCTCTTTCTCTCGTCTTCTCCCGCCACCCGGTGGGTTGCCTAAACATCCAAAACACATAACATCCTCCTTAATTTTAAAAGATTGCTAAAAATAAAGTACTCTACACTTATGGAAGCACAAAAGAAAGGTTTATGCAATTTTATTAAAAATGTACACGCTCCTTAGAGATCGCATTTATCTGTGTACATTTTTATTTTTTATATCTTAAACTCAATCACGTCGCCGTCCTTTACCACATATTCCTTTCCTTCCGTGCGCACCAAACCTTTCTCTCTGGCTTTGGCGTAAGAGCCGGACTCCAGCAAATTTTGCCAGTTTATTACTTCGGCGCGGATGAATTTTTCTTTGAAGTCGCCGTGGATGGCCGCTCCCGCTTCCGGCGCGGTGGAATTTTGTTTAACCGTCCATGCCCTCGTTTCGTCTTCGCCGGTGGTAAAATAATTCATCAAACCTAGCAGTTTATAAGATTCCACGATCAAATTATCAATGTTGCTTCGTACCCCCAGTTCTTTTTTATCCTGT
The nucleotide sequence above comes from Candidatus Paceibacter sp.. Encoded proteins:
- a CDS encoding NYN domain-containing protein, which gives rise to MKSYDPKKIEKITLNKNSRAAVFIDASNIYHSQKHLGFKIDFKKLLDYLKKETNLSRVYFYTAYDPEHEKQKSFLDFLEIIGYKVRTKKVKFIKDKNNESGGFHKGNLDVELTIDVLENKDNYETLILVSGDSDFAPLLQLMKMKYGKKCFVMATKYNVSIELIKCAKYINFSKFKKFIKK